In Parasegetibacter sp. NRK P23, a single genomic region encodes these proteins:
- a CDS encoding RagB/SusD family nutrient uptake outer membrane protein: MQIRILFILTILTGIVSGCEKFLEKKSNQELVVPSTFRDLQGLFDYHSLINMREPNPGIISVDDYYVTDAILQTMLERERRLYVWEKTALYTNYFHQWADCYTVIYKANLVLDEIKKVTFDHLKDEERKALMGQAYFHRGKSYLLAAWTWAKAYDESSADKDKGLPLRLDADFNKPSIRNNVQETYDHILKDLKNAAPLLPEVAIHPLRPTKAAAYGYIARTYLSMRRYDSCRKYADLCLQLKNELMDFNGDLPWLNPALSFPIAPSNKEVIFEAKSIYVSILSKGNIDSVLYRSYENDDLRKTIFYKPGGLGSDAFRGDYYGNDGNFTGLATDEVFLMRAECYARAGNTELAMKDLNTLMKKRWRNGNYPYTSAASAGDALELILQERRKELFLRGLRWMDIKRLNKEGRNITLQRKVNGQLITLPPNDPGFALPIPEDVIQQSGMEQN; this comes from the coding sequence ATGCAAATAAGAATACTTTTCATTTTAACAATCCTGACGGGCATTGTGTCAGGATGCGAAAAATTTCTGGAGAAGAAGTCTAACCAGGAACTGGTGGTGCCCTCCACTTTCCGCGACCTCCAGGGCTTGTTCGATTACCATTCGCTGATCAACATGCGAGAACCCAACCCTGGAATTATCAGCGTTGACGATTACTATGTAACCGACGCTATACTGCAAACCATGCTGGAAAGGGAAAGACGCCTTTACGTTTGGGAAAAAACCGCGCTTTACACGAATTATTTCCACCAATGGGCGGATTGTTACACCGTGATCTATAAAGCGAATCTGGTGTTGGATGAAATAAAGAAGGTTACTTTCGATCATTTAAAGGATGAAGAAAGAAAGGCTTTAATGGGACAGGCCTATTTCCATAGAGGAAAATCTTATTTGCTGGCGGCATGGACATGGGCAAAAGCATACGACGAAAGTTCGGCGGATAAGGACAAAGGATTACCGTTAAGACTGGACGCGGATTTCAATAAGCCCTCCATCCGGAACAACGTGCAGGAAACGTATGATCATATTCTGAAGGACCTTAAAAACGCCGCCCCCCTTCTACCCGAAGTTGCTATTCATCCGCTCCGGCCAACAAAAGCCGCGGCATACGGCTACATTGCACGTACCTACCTTTCGATGAGGCGATACGATAGTTGCAGAAAGTACGCCGATCTATGCCTTCAGCTGAAAAATGAGTTGATGGATTTTAATGGCGACCTCCCCTGGCTTAACCCCGCACTTAGTTTTCCAATAGCGCCTTCAAACAAAGAGGTGATCTTTGAAGCGAAAAGCATTTATGTTAGTATCCTCTCTAAGGGAAATATTGACTCCGTCCTGTACAGGTCTTACGAAAACGATGACCTTCGGAAAACTATTTTCTATAAACCAGGCGGGCTGGGCTCCGACGCATTCAGAGGAGATTATTACGGAAACGATGGTAACTTTACTGGTCTCGCCACCGATGAAGTCTTTCTTATGAGAGCTGAATGTTACGCCAGAGCGGGAAATACTGAACTGGCTATGAAGGACCTCAATACACTGATGAAAAAAAGATGGCGGAACGGCAATTATCCTTATACATCCGCAGCAAGCGCGGGTGATGCGCTGGAACTTATACTGCAGGAACGAAGGAAAGAACTTTTCCTCAGAGGATTACGGTGGATGGACATTAAGCGGCTAAACAAAGAGGGGAGAAACATTACGTTACAAAGAAAAGTAAACGGTCAACTGATCACCCTGCCACCAAATGACCCCGGTTTCGCGCTTCCTATTCCGGAAGATGTAATCCAGCAAAGCGGCATGGAACAGAACTGA